TTGGGCTTCTTGCACTTTGCGAATTAAAGCCGGAATCACATGAGAACTGCTGGGGTTGAAATTATCTTCTGGTCCATACAGGTTCACTGGTAGGAGATAAATCCCATTAAAGTCATACTGCTGACGATAGGATTGCAGTTGCACTAAGAGGGCTTTTTTCGCTACTCCATAGGGAGCGTTAGTTTCTTCTGGATAACCATTCCAGATGTCATCTTCTTTAAAGGGTACAGGAGTAAATTTAGGATAAGCGCAGATAGTTCCTACACAAACAAACTTTTCTATTCCCTGTTGATAAGCTGCATGGATTAGCTGAGTCCCCATGATCAAGTTATCGTAAAACAACTCACCTGGTTTTTCTCGGTTCAGACCAATACCACCGACATGAGCGGCTAGGTGAATGATAATATCCTGTTGGTCTGCTGCGCGTTGGCAATTTTCCCAAACACGTAAATCACAATCATGCGATCGCGTGACTGTAATTTTCTCACGATTAGCACCATTTTGACACAGTTGGTCTATTACCTGACGACCGAGGAAACCCGCACCACCAGTAACAAGAATCCGTTTATTTTCTAATTCTAAAGCAGTCATATTATTATCCTTGATCTGAATTAAAAGTGCAGAGATCCTAGTTCTTGACGGGTAGTAGCAATATCCTGAGGTGGTTTTGATCCATTACCATTGGCAGCAATGCAACCCAAAGCTTGTAAATCAGATTCCACCATGAGAGAAACAAGTTCGGGAAATGTTATAGATGGTTTCCAACCTAGCTTTTGCTGTGCCTTAGCTGGATCACCAATGAGCAAATCCACTTCCGCAGGACGCAAATAACGTTCATCGAACTCTACGTATTTTTGCCAATCGAGATTAACATAACTAAATGCTAACTCTAGAAACTCTTTGACTGAATGGGTTTCACCAGTAGCTACTACATAATCATCTGGTTGTTCTTGTTGCAACATTAACCACATGGCTTTTACATAATCTTTGGCATAACCCCAATCTCGCTTAGAGTCCAAATTACCCATGAAGATATTTTTTTGTTTACCAGCGACAATGCGGGCTACGGCTCTAGTTATTTTGCGGGTAACAAAGGTTTCACCTCTTCTGGGAGATTCATGATTAAAAAGAATACCATTACAAGCAAATAAATTGTAAGATTCACGGTAATTTATTGTTTGCCAGTGGGCGTATACCTTAGCACAAGCGTAGGGACTGCGGGGATAGAAGGGTGTGGTTTCACTTTGGGGGACTGCTTGTACTAAACCATACATTTCCGATGAACCAGCTTGATAGAAACGGACTTCAATCCCCGTCCGATGTTGATAGTCGCGGATTGCTTCTAACAAACGCAATGTACCCATACCTACAGCATCTACTGTATATTCTGGAGAATCGAAACTCACTCTGACGTGGGATTGGGCGCCCAAGTTATAAATTTCTGTAGGCTTAACTTCTTCTAAAATCCGTCGCAGTGTAGTTCCATCCGTCAAGTCCCCATAGTGGAGAAACAGTCTTGCATCCTCATTATGGGGATCTTCGTACATATGATCAATCCGGTCTGTATTAAAGGTGGAAGTCCGACGAATAATCCCGTGGACTTCATAACCTTGTTCTAGTAATAACTCTGTTAAATAGGAACCATCTTGACCAGTAATACCAGTAATTAAAGCCCGTTTTCTTTGTGTCATGCTTGGTGATACCTCGTTGTTTTTAGTTAAAAATCACAAACTGTCTGATATAAATTAGCAGTTAATTGGCAGAACCGCGTGATAGGATAGTTATTAGTCGCTATCAAAAGTTAACGGTCAGCAAATATTTGTGCTAGAAAACACTTTAACAAATAATTATCAGTTTAGTTTAGTTAAAATTTCACATTCTTGATTCTACGTATATTAATTATTGTCTGTGCTAAAAAAATATTTGCTAGTGGATATATACTTAACACGGCTTAATTATTTAATTCGTCGGGTAGGGGTAAAGCAATACTTAACCCAACCGTTTTGAGTATATGTAAAAAAAAATTTATACTTTTGCCATGAAAAATAGTTTTTGGGGCATAATATTGCCCCATAACAGGTAATTTGCGTACTTACTTAGTAAGCTCCTTTATTTTTGGGCATAATGACAACATTAACTGTTTTCAGGATGATCCACAAATCAAGCCAAAAATTCCTAAAATTGACATAGTGTAAGTCTATTTGCACCCGTCGGGGATAAGGAATATCATTACGTCCAGACACTTGCCATAAACCAGTAATTCCGGGACGAATCGTTAAAACATGATTGATATAATCACCATATTTTATTAATTCTTCCGCTACTAAAGGTCGTGGACCAACTACACTCATATCTCCTTTGAGAACATTCCAAAATTGGGGAAACTCATCTAAGCTGGTAATTCGCAAAAAATGTCCAATTTTAGTGATTCTAGGGTCTATTTTTAGCTTAAAATTGTCTTCAAATTCTTCTCGCAGGTTGGGTGATGTTGCCATCATTTCGACGAGAATTTCGTCGGCATTGTTGACCATGGTGCGAAATTTAATACAATTAAAGCTATGGTAGTTTTTGCCTACCCGTTCTTGAACATAAAAAATCGGACCTTTTGAGCTTAGGGCTATTAATAAGGCCAATATTATGTAAAGGGGAGAACACAAGATCAAGACCGACAATGAAAAAACTATATCAAATAGTCGTTTAAAAAACTCTCCGTATAAACCCTGAAAAGATAAACTTCTGGATTTCACCTTTGGCTGTTTAACTTTTTGACCACGTTTTGATAAAACAGCCATAGATGTACTGTTTTCCTTACGCGGGTATCGCTTGCCGGAGAGGAGTGAACTCTGGGCAGTCATCATACTCCTTTATAATCCACACCACACATAGTCCCAATCTTAAAGCTAAAAGACAGTAATTTTGAGGAAAAATTCCTTGTCTTCTGACAAGATAAATACAAAAGGCTGATGTTTACTTTAGGTAAACTCTTTTTTCACGACATTCATTCACAAAACCTAGATAACGTTCTGCAAAAACCTGGCGAGAGAATTGATTAGCGTGTGTTTGTATATACTCGTAATTGTATAAATGCTGATAAGCTACAAATTTTTCTACGGCATCTACTAAAGCTCCTACTGTTTGGATTTTAAATAATATACCAGTTCCTGTATCAGGATGAGTACGAATATCTCTAACTGTTTCTAATGCACCACCTACACCTAATGCAATTACAGGAGTGCCACAAGCTTGGGCTTCAACTAAGGCAATCCCAAAATCTTCGCAAGCCGCATAAACAAAGGCTTTGGCACGAGCCATATATTCTTTGACAATATGATCGGGTTGCCATCCTAAAATTTGAATATGTGGTTGGGCTATTTCCCGGATTTTGTTCACTTCGGGACCTGTGCCAATAATAATCAAAGGTTTTTTTAGGTGGTTAAAAGCCTCGACAATTAAGGAAACTTGTTTATAACTCACTAATCGGGAAACTATCAGGTAAAAATCCTCTTTTTCTGGAGAAAATAAACATTCATCAAGGTTAACTGGGGGATAGATCACGGTTGCTTCCCGCCGATAGCAACGCCAAATCCGTCTGGCTGTGTGTTGGGAGTTGGCAATGAAATAATCTACCCGGTTAGCACTAATTACGTCCCATTGCCGTAAGTTATGGAGGATGTAGCGTGTAATCCAGCCAATTCCTCCTTTGCCTAGTTTACTTTGGTTGAGATAATCAAAGGTTAAGTCCCATGCGTAGCGCATAGGGCTATGGCAATAACAAATATGCAATTGATTAGGCGTGGTTAAGACTCCTTTAGCTACAGCATGAGATGAAGATAAAATGATTTCATATTCTCGCAAATCCAATTGCTCAATGGCCAAGGGTAATAAGGGTAAATATTTTTGGACTCCTTGACGCGCTTGAGGAAAGTTCTGTAAAAACGTTGTGCCAATTTGACGTTTGTACAAATAACTTTCTGGATTGGTGGATTCAAAATCTATCAAGGCATACAAATCAGCATCTATGTGATTTAATATTTCCTGAACTACGAGTTCTGAACCACCTGTAGCTTGTGGGGTTAACCACTCATGAACTAAAGCATATTTTAAAGACACAGTTAACTTGAATGGGTGGAAGGTAATTAAACAAATTTAATGAGGTGATCTTCAGTATTCCTGATTCTCATAAGAATACCCGGTAAGTGGGAAACTCAGCGGCTTGACCTAGAAATGGGAAAAGACCCAGATTGAATATAAGATACAATCCTACCAAAAGATGTTCCATCAGAGATACTCCAACCTGATAACCTCAGAGATAAGGGTGATTTTCCCACTTTTAGTTATTGAGGAATTAGGAAGTTATGCGGATTCTGGTGATTGGTGGAACTCGTTTCATTGGTGTGTACTTAACTCAACTACTGATGAAGGCTGGACACGAGGTGGTTTTGTTCAATCGTGGTAATCATTCTGCACCTTCAGGAGTAGGACAAATTATAGGCGATCGCACTGACTCAATACAACTTAAAGAAAAGTTAGCACAAGAAACTTTTGATGTCGTTTTTGATAATAATGGTAGAGAATTAACAGATACTCAACCCCTGGCAGATATTTTCCAAGGACGAGTAAAACACTTTGTCTACATGAGTTCGGCTGGGGTATATCTCAAATCTGAGCAAATGCCCCATATAGAAGGGGATACTGTTGATCCTCAGAGTCGTCACAAGGGTAAGCATGAAACGGAAGCTTACTTGCAACAATTAGGCATTCCCTTTACTTCTATTCGTCCTACTTATATCTACGGGCCGCAAAATTATAATCCTTTGGAAAGTTGGTTTTTTGATAGAATTGTGCGCGATCGCCCGATTCCGATTCCTGGTAATGGTATGCACATCACCCAGCTAGGCCATATTCAGGATTTGGCTCAAGCGATGACCCAGATAATTGGTAATGAAAAGGCAATTGGGGAGATTTATAATATATCAGGCGATCGCTTTGTCACTTTCGACGGTTTAGCTCGCGCTTGTGCTGTGGCTGCTGGTAAGTCTGCCAATGATCTGAAAATCGTCCATTATGACCCCAAAAAGTTTGATTTTGGTAAACGCAAATCTTTTCCTATGCGGGTTCAGCATTTCTTTGCATCGGTGAATAAGGCACAAATAGAATTAAATTGGCAACCTCAATATGATTTAATTTCTGGTTTACAAGATTCTTGGAAAAATGATTATTTACTCAATGGACAAGATCAATTAGAAGTTGATTTTTCTGTAGATGATGAGATTTTGAAGGGCGGTTAAAAACCGCGTCTACACAGGCAAAACCCACCTGCGTGGGTTCTAAGTTTTTAATTTTTTCTTGATCTTTGTAAATCCTTAATTGTCTGATAGCGGAGCGTGGCGCAAGCCATATCAGGATGCCCAGGATTAGAGGATTTTCAGGATTTTGTTTGCCTATTTATCTGCATATATTTTGGATTTTTCCAGATGAGTTTTTTCTTCATCCTGAAAATCCTTAAATCCTGTAAATCCTGATTCAGACAATTGACATTTTCTGGCTTTGAATTTTTTCCATAATGACCGAAAAATTTTAGATTTTAGATTTTAGATTTTAGATTGGGAATTTTCGGTACAGGTTCCCCGCCCCTTCAGGGCGGAATTCATCCAAAATACTCGCTGCGCTGCGTACGCTTCGCTAACGCCAATCTAAAATCCTCAAGCTCCACATTTTAGGGTGGAGTAAATCCAAAATCCAAAATCGTAAATCCAAAATTGACTGACCTATTTAACTTGAGTTGAAACTGTTAAAACTTGTGGTGGTGTCGCATCAGGTGGATAAATAAGGTCAACTTGTAATAAAGAAGTATTACCTGGTTTTATATTCAATGTTGCCAAAGGTTCTCCTATTTCACCACGCTTTTGCACTAAATGGATAAATTTATTTTGCCATTTTCCTTGTTCTTTATAGCGTAAGCGCACAGTTCCCCTGAAGAAGACTTGACGCGCTGGCAGCTTGAAAAAGCGTAGTCCGGACTTACTTAACTCGTTCTCTTTTATGGGAGTTTGGATCGCAATACTCACAGTTTGTTGCTTTTGAGTATTGTTGTATAAAGGTAGCTTGAGACTATATTGAATCCCATAATTACCATGAGCGTAATAAGCGGTGTCAGGATAGCGCACTAACATAGGTGCAGTTTGAATTTGATTTGTTCCCAACATTCCCCCATGTAATGTACTTAAACCGTAGGAAAACGCTGCACCAGGTTGAGGAATGGTTAAATAATTGCTTTTAGGTTCATCTACTAGATCTGCTACCCATCGAGAACCTTTAGATACTCCAGCTACACGTCCGTAAACTCCTGGTTTATTGTTTCCTACTATGGGAGTAGGAACTTTATCTCTAGGGGTAGATAATTCACCATTATCTAATAAATTTTGCCATTCTGCTAAATTGGGCGATCTCTCACTACCATCAGTATTTATCCGGGCAAACATTGCCAAACTGGCGGCATAAACATTACCATTACTTCGCAATCGCAGATATGTAGAACGACCATTAATGGGTGGCGTAAGTCCTTGTACGGGAATTGGTAAATTTAATAACATCTGACTTTTCCCTGGAGGAATGACAATTTGTGGGGGAACAATATCTTGTCTTTTTCCTCTCAAAATATCAGACATGACTCGACTACCAGGCCCAGAAAAAACTGTTCCTAAGTCATTGGCAAGTAAAGATGGTATTTCCTTAAATGGGGCATCTGGTTGACTTAAATAACTCGCACCTTGCAATATATTTACTGTCACTGGTTGAGAACCAGGATTATGTAAGATGATGCCCAAATACAAAGAACGTAAATTGTCTGGTGCAATGACTCCTTTGTCGTCACGCAGGCTATCAGCTTTCGCAATATGATGGGCAAAAATATCAAACTGTCCGCGCAAGGGAAAATCTAAATGGGCTGATGTGACTTTTTTCCCTGCTGCTGGAAAGGTAGAAAGTAAAATTCCTTCTTTTAATACCAGTTCTGGACTATTGCTATTAAAGACCGGTACTAAATCCAATTTTCCTGGCAAAGGACGTACTGATTGTATTTGTAATATTTCTTCTGGTGGTGGTGTCACAGGAACAGCTTGAGCAAGAGTGAAAGCAAGTAATAGTGGCAACATAATACTGAGTAAATTTCTTGAAACAGACGTGAATATTTCTAGAGAAGTGCCAAGTTGTTCATGATCAAAACGAAATCAGCAATTATTTCCAGCAAATTTTCTGGATTTAAAATGGGAACATGAACAAAAATACACTTAATTGACAGTTGGGACTGGTGTAAATAGTCCAAGATTGAATAATAAAGTCCCTCGCAAACAAACTTACCACAGTCGTAGCTAATCTCAACTGCTGCTGTTTGGACTAATAATTTTTCGATATCAACGGTGGTTTGTAAGATATTTTCGGGAGAATTTATAGACTCTTGGGGCAAGATGCCTGTGTTACTGGCAAAGACTTCTACAGTTAATTGTGAACGACTTGCAGCCATGCCACAACAAATAATATAGTCGGGTTGGATGTCATGAATTTTGGCAATGACGCGAGAACTAGATTGTTGCACGTCTACCGGCAAACGGTGCAAAAAATTTAAATCATGGGGGAGTGATGCCATTTTGGCTAGTGCGAGTAACAAGTCATCGGATGAATTTGACTTTTGTTGACTTAACCAAATGTCAGTGTTACTGGCAAAGACTTCTACAGTTAATTGTGAACGACTTGCAGCCATGCCACAACAAA
The window above is part of the Dolichospermum sp. DET69 genome. Proteins encoded here:
- a CDS encoding GDP-L-fucose synthase, coding for MTALELENKRILVTGGAGFLGRQVIDQLCQNGANREKITVTRSHDCDLRVWENCQRAADQQDIIIHLAAHVGGIGLNREKPGELFYDNLIMGTQLIHAAYQQGIEKFVCVGTICAYPKFTPVPFKEDDIWNGYPEETNAPYGVAKKALLVQLQSYRQQYDFNGIYLLPVNLYGPEDNFNPSSSHVIPALIRKVQEAQTRGEKQLPVWGDGSPTREFLYSTDAARGIVMGTQFYNDAEPVNLGTGYEISIKDLITLICELMEYEGELVWETDKPNGQPRRCLDTERAKQAFGFTAQVEFREGLKNTIDWWRKNAA
- the gmd gene encoding GDP-mannose 4,6-dehydratase, producing the protein MTQRKRALITGITGQDGSYLTELLLEQGYEVHGIIRRTSTFNTDRIDHMYEDPHNEDARLFLHYGDLTDGTTLRRILEEVKPTEIYNLGAQSHVRVSFDSPEYTVDAVGMGTLRLLEAIRDYQHRTGIEVRFYQAGSSEMYGLVQAVPQSETTPFYPRSPYACAKVYAHWQTINYRESYNLFACNGILFNHESPRRGETFVTRKITRAVARIVAGKQKNIFMGNLDSKRDWGYAKDYVKAMWLMLQQEQPDDYVVATGETHSVKEFLELAFSYVNLDWQKYVEFDERYLRPAEVDLLIGDPAKAQQKLGWKPSITFPELVSLMVESDLQALGCIAANGNGSKPPQDIATTRQELGSLHF
- a CDS encoding sugar transferase; the protein is MTAQSSLLSGKRYPRKENSTSMAVLSKRGQKVKQPKVKSRSLSFQGLYGEFFKRLFDIVFSLSVLILCSPLYIILALLIALSSKGPIFYVQERVGKNYHSFNCIKFRTMVNNADEILVEMMATSPNLREEFEDNFKLKIDPRITKIGHFLRITSLDEFPQFWNVLKGDMSVVGPRPLVAEELIKYGDYINHVLTIRPGITGLWQVSGRNDIPYPRRVQIDLHYVNFRNFWLDLWIILKTVNVVIMPKNKGAY
- a CDS encoding glycosyltransferase, with product MSLKYALVHEWLTPQATGGSELVVQEILNHIDADLYALIDFESTNPESYLYKRQIGTTFLQNFPQARQGVQKYLPLLPLAIEQLDLREYEIILSSSHAVAKGVLTTPNQLHICYCHSPMRYAWDLTFDYLNQSKLGKGGIGWITRYILHNLRQWDVISANRVDYFIANSQHTARRIWRCYRREATVIYPPVNLDECLFSPEKEDFYLIVSRLVSYKQVSLIVEAFNHLKKPLIIIGTGPEVNKIREIAQPHIQILGWQPDHIVKEYMARAKAFVYAACEDFGIALVEAQACGTPVIALGVGGALETVRDIRTHPDTGTGILFKIQTVGALVDAVEKFVAYQHLYNYEYIQTHANQFSRQVFAERYLGFVNECREKRVYLK
- a CDS encoding NAD-dependent epimerase/dehydratase family protein, yielding MRILVIGGTRFIGVYLTQLLMKAGHEVVLFNRGNHSAPSGVGQIIGDRTDSIQLKEKLAQETFDVVFDNNGRELTDTQPLADIFQGRVKHFVYMSSAGVYLKSEQMPHIEGDTVDPQSRHKGKHETEAYLQQLGIPFTSIRPTYIYGPQNYNPLESWFFDRIVRDRPIPIPGNGMHITQLGHIQDLAQAMTQIIGNEKAIGEIYNISGDRFVTFDGLARACAVAAGKSANDLKIVHYDPKKFDFGKRKSFPMRVQHFFASVNKAQIELNWQPQYDLISGLQDSWKNDYLLNGQDQLEVDFSVDDEILKGG
- a CDS encoding DUF3370 domain-containing protein, whose translation is MLPLLLAFTLAQAVPVTPPPEEILQIQSVRPLPGKLDLVPVFNSNSPELVLKEGILLSTFPAAGKKVTSAHLDFPLRGQFDIFAHHIAKADSLRDDKGVIAPDNLRSLYLGIILHNPGSQPVTVNILQGASYLSQPDAPFKEIPSLLANDLGTVFSGPGSRVMSDILRGKRQDIVPPQIVIPPGKSQMLLNLPIPVQGLTPPINGRSTYLRLRSNGNVYAASLAMFARINTDGSERSPNLAEWQNLLDNGELSTPRDKVPTPIVGNNKPGVYGRVAGVSKGSRWVADLVDEPKSNYLTIPQPGAAFSYGLSTLHGGMLGTNQIQTAPMLVRYPDTAYYAHGNYGIQYSLKLPLYNNTQKQQTVSIAIQTPIKENELSKSGLRFFKLPARQVFFRGTVRLRYKEQGKWQNKFIHLVQKRGEIGEPLATLNIKPGNTSLLQVDLIYPPDATPPQVLTVSTQVK